From one Pristis pectinata isolate sPriPec2 chromosome 12, sPriPec2.1.pri, whole genome shotgun sequence genomic stretch:
- the LOC127576991 gene encoding BLOC-2 complex member HPS6 yields the protein MPRSPPRRPSGLGPWRDLLPGARIRRGAAGGRLFLYLPRERRLLGLELEPEPRAGAGPLDRRLPPAEQLLEVLELGGGGPPTPGPVPVLLLTPLGRAELWVPAAAGWRLQRDFQLCHSPRARVLAAAWDGHSVTWCEERPSSQSRQYCVCSRSLGPGLAFDAARIVLHNSPACRLLAAGDAVYLLPGNAPGNGLSHGPGNSPIPGNCPGNGPIPSNCPSNYPSNSPIPGNYPGNIPIPGNCPSNSPSNSSIPGNCPHNSPVGDNRHGNNTRSCRTSNLDKLILIWRPQADTWTLASLARGPLLTKRLSPPDTDFRKLVADAVGLLPGLPTLDLWAVNTSPAGLLAAAAGNGEISLVRSDGTVRLLGPGPPAEALGERLLMELSGSTLAWALGRTVQLLDTETGRGEEETALECPTLALLSCRDTGELQALAEDGLYSLGPGFGPGGGLPRGPSYPDTLVLEEACDYYQKRSLGRSRLTVERLKGEAAFRAPAVLCSILRSRLGLSPRLGTGPQNQAKLLRALAGEVEDYAGLEQAKRRLVQAAEAEAAACVEEIARQEVARLLRLPPEPGTLQGLRCLSASYPAQAWRALSRALRLPEAQASPEQWKALLGPSPEQPAAFELTCGLMLRFQRGWLSGFVEQAQQQAAADGRCYQGPPLYKRALSVLPPTWKGPEPGDEVEAETAVELLLGSRRPNAVLQAVRLLLGRGLWSRAVEEAQRCSSGGGPLLRKELFAALLAELGRRRDLDPFLPDICQLCPADATAPELLQALMDALPPAEAQAPARPYPGARGRPLTLGLLRPLLTRVLVQAEERESGALAGEPPVFPPPAPPREKKAAGEAC from the coding sequence ATGCCGCGCTCGCCGCCCCGCCGGCCCTCGGGCCTCGGCCCCTGGCGGGACCTGCTGCCCGGGGCCCGGATCCGCCGCGGCGCCGCTGGCGGCCGCCTCTTCCTCTACCTGCCGCGGGAGCGCCGGCTGCTGGGCCTGGAGCTGGAGCCGGAGCCCCGGGCCGGAGCCGGGCCGCTGGACCGGCGGCTGCCGCCCGCCGAGCAGCTGCTGGAGGTGCTGGAGCTGGGCGGCGGCGGCCCGCCGACCCCCGGGCCCGTCCCCGTCCTCCTCCTCACCCCGCTGGGCCGCGCCGAGCTCTGGGTCCCGGCCGCCGCCGGCTGGAGGCTGCAGCGGGACTTCCAGCTGTGCCACAGCCCCCGGGCCAGGGTGCTGGCGGCCGCCTGGGACGGGCACTCGGTCACCTGGTGCGAGGAGAGGCCGAGCAGCCAGAGCCGGCAGTACTGCGTCTGTTCCCGCAGCCTCGGGCCCGGCCTGGCCTTCGACGCTGCCCGCATCGTCCTGCACAACAGCCCGGCCTGCCGGCTGCTCGCTGCCGGGGACGCCGTCTACCTGCTGCCCGGTAACGCGCCCGGCAACGGCCTGAGTCACGGCCCTGGCAACAGCCCCATCCCTGGCAACTGTCCTGGCAACGGCCCCATCCCTAGTAACTGTCCTAGCAACTATCCTAGCAACAGCCCCATCCCTGGCAActatcccggcaacatccccatCCCTGGCAACTGTCCTAGCAACAGCCCCAGCAACAGCTCCATCCCTGGCAACTGTCCTCACAACAGCCCCGTTGGTGACAACCGCCACGGCAACAACACCCGCTCCTGCCGCACGAGTAACCTGGACAAGCTGATCCTGATCTGGAGACCGCAGGCGGACACCTGGACCCTGGCCAGCCTCGCCCGTGGCCCGCTGCTCACCAAGCGACTGTCACCCCCGGACACCGACTTCAGGAAGCTGGTGGCAGACGCCGTGGGTCTGCTGCCCGGCCTACCAACCCTGGACCTGTGGGCGGTCAACACGTCCCCAGCTGGGCTGCTGGCTGCTGCCGCCGGCAACGGGGAGATCAGCCTGGTGCGAAGCGACGGGACGGTGCGGCTGCTGGGCCCGGGGCCGCCGGCCGAGGCCTTGGGGGAGAGGCTGCTGATGGAGCTGAGCGGCAGCACCCTGGCCTGGGCCCTGGGCAGGACGGTGCAGCTGCTGGACACAGAGACgggcagaggggaggaggagacagCGCTGGAATGCCCGACCTTGGCCCTGTTGAGTTGCCGGGACACAGGGGAGCTGCAGGCGCTGGCGGAGGACGGCCTGTACAGCCTGGGGCCCGGGTTCGGGCCTGGTGGTGGCCTCCCCCGGGGCCCCAGCTACCCGGACACTCTGGTGCTTgaggaggcctgtgactactaCCAGAAGCGGAGCCTGGGCCGCAGCCGGCTGACGGTGGAGAGGCTGAAGGGCGAGGCAGCCTTCCGAGCCCCGGCTGTCCTCTGCTCCATCCTGCGGAGTCGCCTGGGCCTGAGCCCGAGGCTGGGGACCGGGCCCCAGAACCAGGCCAAACTCCTCCGCGCTCTGGCTGGGGAGGTGGAAGACTATGCCGGCCTGGAGCAGGCCAAGCGGCGGCTGGTGCAGGCGGCCGAGGCCGAGGCGGCAGCCTGCGTGGAGGAGATAGCCCGGCAGGAGGTGGCGAGGCTGCTGCGGCTCCCGCCTGAGCCCGGGACCCTGCAAGGCCTGCGCTGCCTCAGCGCCTCCTACCCGGCCCAGGCCTGGCGGGCCTTAAGCCGGGCCCTGCGGCTGCCCGAGGCCCAGGCCAGCCCCGAGCAGTGGAAGGCCCTGCTGGGCCCGTCGCCCGAGCAGCCAGCCGCCTTTGAACTGACCTGCGGCCTGATGCTTCGCTTCCAGCGGGGCTGGCTGTCCGGCTTCGTGGAGCAGGCCCAGCAGCAGGCGGCGGCAGACGGCCGCTGCTACCAGGGGCCGCCGCTCTACAAGCGGGCGCTGTCGGTGCTGCCGCCGACCTGGAAGGGACCCGAACCCGGGGACGAGGTGGAGGCTGAGACGGCGGTGGAGCTGTTGCTGGGCAGCCGGCGGCCCAACGCGGTGCTGCAGGCGGTGAGGCTGCTGCTGGGCCGCGGCCTGTGGAGCCGGGCGGTGGAGGAGGCCCAGCGCTGCTCATCGGGCGGCGGGCCCCTGCTGAGGAAGGAGCTGTTCGCCGCCCTGCTGGCCGAGCTGGGCCGCCGCCGGGACCTCGACCCTTTCCTGCCTGACATCTGCCAGCTGTGCCCGGCCGACGCCACCGCCCCCGAGCTGCTGCAGGCCCTGATGGATGCCCTGCCACCTGCCGAGGCCCAGGCCCCGGCCCGGCCTTACCCCGGCGCCCGAGGTCGGCCGCTCACCCTCGGCCTCCTGCGGCCCCTCCTCACCCGGGTGCTGGTGCAGGccgaggagagggagagtggggccCTGGCTGGCGAGCCGCCTGTCTTCCCGCCGCCCGCACCGCCCCGGGAGAAGAAAGCGGCCGGCGAGGCCTGCTGA